The following is a genomic window from Hydrogenobaculum sp. Y04AAS1.
CGTATTCTGTAAGGCAAAGCCTTATCCGTTCTAACTTTAATCTATCTATGCGCTCTTCTGGAAGCCCATATGTATCTGTGTTGTTTCCTTTTACCTCAAAGGCTATTAGCTTGTTTTCTTTTGTGGCTATTATATCTATCTCGCCTCTTTTACATCTGTGATTTCTTTTTAAAACTTTGTATCCTTTTTCTAAAAGCCATGAAAAAGCCATATCTTCAAACTCTTTACCCTTCATAAGATGAGTTTAAAGCTTTTAGTATAACTAAATTCTTTGAAAGATCCTTGGTTTACAAAAAACTCAAAGTATTCAAAGCTTCCACAAGTA
Proteins encoded in this region:
- a CDS encoding YraN family protein, yielding MKGKEFEDMAFSWLLEKGYKVLKRNHRCKRGEIDIIATKENKLIAFEVKGNNTDTYGLPEERIDRLKLERIRLCLTEYALSNGIDLDNIQIDAIFIYKDQIRHLENLCLW